One genomic region from Candidatus Cloacimonadota bacterium encodes:
- a CDS encoding C_GCAxxG_C_C family protein: MNKKEQVVNAYAQGFNCAQSVLSVFSERFGIDVSAALKIGSAFGGGYAQQGKVCGAITGALMVLGLKYPRLEPESEKQKERINNLAADFIKNFQQRNKDLTYCRDLLEYDVSTEEGRLAAKENNARKKCEKYVQDAVEILEDMFFRGYNEFNYR, translated from the coding sequence ATGAACAAAAAAGAACAAGTTGTAAATGCTTATGCTCAAGGTTTTAATTGTGCTCAATCTGTACTTTCCGTGTTTTCGGAAAGATTTGGCATCGATGTCTCTGCTGCATTGAAGATCGGAAGTGCATTTGGTGGTGGATATGCTCAGCAAGGAAAAGTCTGTGGTGCTATCACTGGAGCTCTAATGGTTTTGGGTTTGAAATATCCCAGACTTGAACCGGAAAGTGAAAAGCAGAAAGAGAGGATCAATAATCTGGCAGCGGATTTTATCAAAAATTTCCAACAGAGAAACAAAGATTTAACTTATTGCCGGGATCTTTTGGAATATGATGTCAGTACTGAGGAAGGAAGACTAGCGGCAAAAGAAAACAACGCCAGAAAGAAGTGTGAGAAATATGTGCAAGATGCTGTCGAAATTTTAGAAGATATGTTTTTTAGAGGTTATAATGAATTTAATTATCGGTAA